A single window of Sneathiella limimaris DNA harbors:
- a CDS encoding NAD(P)/FAD-dependent oxidoreductase, producing MDRIDTVIVGAGVIGLAIARYFAKNGHEVLVLEKHPLFGEETSSRNSEVIHAGIYYQKGSLKARLCVEGKAQLYQYAKHHNIPHKNSGKLIVATTVEELDVLTNIKKKAKDNGVMDLEFISENAAKEMEPALHCKGALHSPSTGIIDTHQYMLSLVGEVEDNAGFIAYNTEFQSAEIIENGFLLSMKDGTKLACNRLINSAGLAAQAVSKSINGLEDRYIPTRYLTKGNYFTMSKPSPFNRLIYPVPNTASLGVHVTLDLAGQIRFGPDQEWVTEIDYSVDPNRAESFYGAIRQYYPDLPEDSLTPAYCGIRPKIQGPNDPMKDFCILGSTTHNIPNLVLLYGMESPGLTSSLAIAEYVYNLPKI from the coding sequence ATCGACAGAATTGATACAGTTATAGTGGGGGCCGGTGTCATCGGTCTCGCGATTGCCCGTTACTTTGCCAAAAACGGGCACGAAGTACTCGTCCTAGAAAAGCACCCACTGTTTGGTGAAGAAACATCCTCTCGCAACTCAGAAGTTATTCACGCAGGTATCTATTATCAAAAAGGAAGCTTGAAGGCGCGCCTCTGCGTGGAGGGGAAAGCGCAACTCTATCAATATGCAAAACACCATAATATCCCTCACAAGAATTCTGGAAAGCTGATCGTCGCCACCACAGTTGAAGAGTTGGACGTTCTAACGAACATAAAGAAAAAAGCGAAGGATAATGGAGTTATGGATCTTGAATTCATCTCCGAGAACGCCGCGAAAGAGATGGAACCCGCTCTTCACTGCAAAGGTGCACTCCACTCTCCCTCTACAGGTATCATTGATACGCATCAATATATGCTGTCATTGGTGGGGGAAGTCGAAGATAACGCCGGTTTCATCGCCTATAACACTGAATTTCAAAGCGCAGAAATAATTGAAAACGGCTTTCTTCTCAGCATGAAGGACGGTACAAAGCTTGCCTGCAACCGCTTGATAAATTCGGCCGGATTGGCTGCACAGGCCGTTTCAAAATCCATAAATGGCCTGGAAGATCGATATATACCGACCCGTTACCTAACCAAGGGTAACTACTTTACTATGTCAAAGCCAAGCCCGTTCAATCGCCTGATTTATCCGGTCCCGAATACAGCAAGCCTTGGCGTACACGTCACATTGGATTTAGCAGGTCAGATACGCTTTGGGCCAGATCAGGAATGGGTTACCGAAATAGATTACAGTGTGGACCCCAACAGGGCTGAGAGTTTCTATGGCGCTATTCGACAATATTATCCAGATCTTCCTGAGGATAGCCTGACACCCGCCTATTGCGGCATCAGACCTAAAATACAAGGGCCGAATGATCCGATGAAGGATTTTTGTATCCTTGGATCAACAACTCATAACATACCGAACCTAGTCCTTTTATATGGAATGGAAAGCCCCGGCCTTACATCCAGTCTAGCGATTGCTGAATATGTTTATAATCTTCCCAAAATTTGA